ATATTTGTGGTTCTAATACTCCTTTGTCCGCTTTAAATATTGAAACAGGAAAAACTTTGTGGGCATTTCAAAGTGATGTGAAGTATCTTTCTAGTCCAGTAATGGTAGGAAACATAATTTACATTGGAGGTCAAGGATTTTTACAAGCATTAGATTTAAGTACGAGAAAAGAGCTTTGGCAATTTTCAACTCCTTTGCCTGAAAATATAATGTTAGAACCACAATTTTTGATTGGTAAATTGGGAGAACAAATTTTATCTAAATTAACAGGAGCTACATTTCGTACCGAAAAGTTTTCGACTCCAATAATTTATGAAAGTGTAATATACGTTGGGTGTAAGAATGGATATCTTTATGCTCTACATTAAAAATATGACTTTTAGTTAATGAAATTTGTTTTGCCGCAAATGATTAGTGAAAATATAATTATTTGTGCTTTAATCAGTACATCGACCATAAAAAAAAGTCATTACTTCTTCTACAAAGCATCCTTTCTGTACTCTCTTTTATTCTTTCGGCGATGCCACATCTAGCAATAGCTGAAAAAATAGAATATTGATCACTAGGTATGAGATTATGTACTATTTTTGCTTCAGTGATACTTTTAGTTTCGCCAATAATTGCACGCTGTAAACCAAATAAAATATTAAGTCAAGTAAAAGTTTTTTATGTTGATAAGAAATGTATTTTTTTTCTTTTCCTTATGATGTTTTCTATCCTTCTTTTTACCTAATTAAATTGAGTCTCGTCCAAGATAATTTTTGTTGTTTATCCCAATGCCAACGTAACAGGTTAGCTGGTTGTCCAATACCAATTCCTGATAAATTGATTGCTTTGCGGGGAGATTCTGTTGCCATAGCGATCGCTTTTTCGACATCGCAACCCCACTTGACTAAATTGGTTACGCCGACTAACAAAGGTAAAGTTGTGCCTGATAGTGTACCGTCAGGTAATCGAGCGATACCCTCTGTAACAGTAATCTTGCGCTCATCCCAGGGATAATCCCCGTCAGCTAAACCAATAGGCGATAGAGCATCGCTAACTAAAAAGATTCCCCGATCATAATTGCTGGCTTTTAGAACAATTTCCAACATTGTTGGACATACATGATTACCATCAGCAATTAAACCGCAATACACATGAGGATCAACAATTGCTTCGCCCAATAATCCTGGTTCGCGGTGGTGCAGAGTAGGCATGGCATTAAAAGCATGAGTCACCATTGATGCACCCTGCTTAAATGCTGTTTTTGCGATCGTAGCTGTAGCTAGAGAATGCCCCAGACTAACAATAATATTTTCTTCCGTTAAATAATTAATTGCTGTTCGGCTGCTGTCTAATTCTGGCGCGAGAGTCATCACCTTAACAACGTGGCTATAGTTTCCTAGAACACTTTTAAGATTGGCGATAGTTAAAGGCAATAAATATTGTTCTGGATGTGCGCCTCGCTTTTGATAGTTCAAAAATGGCCCTTCTAAATGAACTCCCAAAACTTGTGCCGTATCTTGTAAACTATCTTGGTTTGCCATAAATTGGGCTATGGTAGCTAGCGAGCACTGTATTTTGTCAACCGCCGTGGTCACAATAGTTGGTAAAAAGCCATCTACTCCCTGCTGCCAAAGGAAGTCACAGATTTGTTTTAGTTTGGGTAAATCTTTTGCTTCTAGATCGGGAAAAGCCAAACCCAAGCCTCCATTGATTTGTAAATCTACTCCTCCCAAGGACAGCCAATCGCCATCTAAGTCTATAATTGACGCTTGACAGGCTAGCTGAGGAGCAATTTTGGCTATTTTTTTGTTTTCAATAGCAACTTGTTGTAAAGTCTCATGTCCAGCAAGACGGGCATTGACGATTAATTGGCTGACTGTCATTTATAGCGTTGCTTTTTTTATTTAATATTAATAAAGGTTGCCAAACAAGATAAAATACATAATTCAGAATTGGTAGAAAATATTGACTGAAACTACGCCGTTAATTGGAATTATTAT
This DNA window, taken from Pleurocapsa sp. FMAR1, encodes the following:
- the nagA gene encoding N-acetylglucosamine-6-phosphate deacetylase, yielding MTVSQLIVNARLAGHETLQQVAIENKKIAKIAPQLACQASIIDLDGDWLSLGGVDLQINGGLGLAFPDLEAKDLPKLKQICDFLWQQGVDGFLPTIVTTAVDKIQCSLATIAQFMANQDSLQDTAQVLGVHLEGPFLNYQKRGAHPEQYLLPLTIANLKSVLGNYSHVVKVMTLAPELDSSRTAINYLTEENIIVSLGHSLATATIAKTAFKQGASMVTHAFNAMPTLHHREPGLLGEAIVDPHVYCGLIADGNHVCPTMLEIVLKASNYDRGIFLVSDALSPIGLADGDYPWDERKITVTEGIARLPDGTLSGTTLPLLVGVTNLVKWGCDVEKAIAMATESPRKAINLSGIGIGQPANLLRWHWDKQQKLSWTRLNLIR